The Thermodesulfobacteriota bacterium genomic sequence CATCTATTTTATCCGTGTCTTGAAGGTTAAGGAAGCGGATTAAGCCGAACGGACTAAAATGAGAGGCCCGGCCGGAGCAGATTCAGAAGAATGCAGTGCTCGCACTTCCCGCACGCGTGCTTACGCGCCCCGGATCTCGTTCCTGACTTTCAGCTTGAGCTCGATGAATTTTGAATGGTCTATATTGAGCATGCGGTAGAGCTTCTGCGCTACGTAGTTTTCAAACTCGCCCAGAGTCCCGTCCGAATAGATGACCTCCCAGACCTCTTCCATCAAATCGTATTTTTCATCGTTAGTGAGGTTTTGGTTAATGAGATTGGTAAAATGCCAGATGTCGGCCTCGCTCTCCCTCGCCCTCCTGGATTCTTCGACGAGCTCGCTGACGGCTTCGTCGGTCATGCCGAACCTGGATTTCAATATTTCG encodes the following:
- a CDS encoding TerB family tellurite resistance protein, producing the protein MLSVFKKFFEGQGDGRVEGDKEAKLRTATCVLLLEAATADEAFSDTEQKKVVEILKSRFGMTDEAVSELVEESRRARESEADIWHFTNLINQNLTNDEKYDLMEEVWEVIYSDGTLGEFENYVAQKLYRMLNIDHSKFIELKLKVRNEIRGA